A genomic segment from Streptosporangium roseum DSM 43021 encodes:
- a CDS encoding GNAT family N-acetyltransferase — translation MRLRRYRWSDLESVWALHQICLAQVGLAPGDGVYYEDDFPRINEIYIAGQGDFLVGEIPGGRIVAMGGLRRIDDETAELCRLRVHPEFQRRGFGAQMSVALETRAIELGYVRLRGDTTLNQPAAIELYRKRGWREIGREERGGCVVLYGEKDLVLAMSHLAPFK, via the coding sequence ATGAGGCTCCGGCGCTATCGCTGGTCCGACCTGGAATCCGTCTGGGCACTGCATCAGATCTGCCTCGCCCAGGTGGGCCTCGCGCCGGGAGACGGCGTCTACTACGAGGACGACTTCCCGAGGATCAACGAGATCTACATCGCCGGCCAGGGGGATTTCCTCGTGGGGGAGATCCCGGGCGGGCGCATCGTCGCGATGGGCGGGCTCCGCCGGATCGACGACGAGACCGCTGAGCTGTGCCGCCTGCGGGTCCATCCGGAGTTCCAGCGGCGAGGCTTCGGCGCCCAGATGAGCGTGGCGCTGGAGACGCGGGCGATCGAGCTGGGTTACGTACGGCTCCGCGGGGACACCACCCTGAACCAGCCGGCCGCGATCGAGCTCTACCGCAAGCGCGGCTGGCGTGAGATCGGCCGGGAAGAACGAGGTGGGTGCGTCGTGCTTTATGGCGAGAAAGATCTCGTTCTTGCCATGTCCCATCTTGCTCCATTTAAGTAA
- a CDS encoding globin — protein MSAIPEEPQTFYDAVGGEEAFRRLVHRFYQGVVTDPLLLPLYPEDDLAGAEDRFSLFLIQYWGGPNTYSAQRGHPRLRMRHNPFVIGPAERDAWLKHMHDAVLSLELPDELEKRLWDYLVYAAHSMVNAPDA, from the coding sequence GTGTCCGCTATCCCCGAGGAACCCCAGACCTTCTACGACGCCGTCGGCGGCGAGGAGGCCTTCCGGCGTCTGGTCCACCGCTTCTACCAAGGCGTCGTGACAGATCCGCTGCTGCTACCGCTCTATCCCGAGGACGACCTCGCCGGGGCCGAAGACCGGTTCAGCCTCTTCCTGATCCAATACTGGGGCGGCCCCAACACCTACAGCGCGCAGCGGGGGCACCCGCGGCTGCGAATGCGCCACAACCCCTTCGTCATCGGCCCGGCCGAGCGCGACGCCTGGCTCAAGCACATGCATGACGCGGTGCTCTCGCTGGAGCTCCCCGACGAGCTGGAGAAACGCCTGTGGGACTACCTCGTCTACGCGGCGCACAGCATGGTCAACGCCCCTGACGCATAA
- a CDS encoding DUF2267 domain-containing protein produces the protein MDYDRFLSIVQHAAGVDRQTAETTVRVALETLVKRLTPDQARDLAEHLPREPAGLLPQDHVQENVYADEFLRRIAERERADLPAAERRAGAVFLALSRAVPTAVFTRVVSELPEDFRLLVERTVAEAGPTLTLEEFLNRVAGRAGLADKQGAWRASEAVLETLGEQISVGEIRDLMEALPTELSSALVRGNEGSDNAPGTTPLEDFLALVALEEGVSVDEALRHARAVLATVRDAVTKKEFHDLTSQLARSYIEELVPA, from the coding sequence ATGGACTACGACCGGTTTCTCTCGATCGTCCAGCACGCGGCCGGTGTCGACCGGCAGACCGCCGAGACCACGGTCCGTGTGGCGCTCGAAACACTCGTCAAGCGGCTGACACCGGATCAGGCCCGGGACCTCGCCGAGCACCTGCCGCGGGAGCCGGCGGGGCTGCTGCCGCAGGATCATGTCCAGGAGAACGTCTACGCCGACGAGTTCCTGCGCCGGATCGCCGAGCGTGAGCGGGCCGACCTCCCGGCCGCCGAACGGCGCGCGGGCGCCGTCTTCCTGGCACTGAGCCGGGCGGTGCCGACGGCCGTGTTCACCCGGGTGGTCTCGGAGCTTCCGGAGGACTTCCGGCTGCTCGTCGAGAGGACCGTCGCCGAGGCCGGTCCGACCCTCACGCTGGAGGAGTTCCTGAACCGGGTCGCCGGCCGGGCGGGACTCGCCGACAAGCAGGGAGCCTGGCGGGCCAGCGAGGCGGTGCTGGAGACGCTGGGGGAGCAGATCAGCGTGGGCGAGATACGCGACCTGATGGAGGCGCTGCCCACCGAGCTGTCCTCCGCGCTGGTGCGCGGCAACGAGGGGAGCGACAACGCTCCCGGGACGACGCCGCTGGAGGACTTCCTCGCCCTCGTCGCCCTGGAGGAGGGGGTCTCCGTGGACGAGGCGCTCAGGCACGCCCGCGCCGTCCTCGCCACGGTGCGGGACGCGGTGACCAAGAAGGAGTTCCACGACCTCACCTCGCAGCTCGCGCGCTCCTACATCGAGGAGCTGGTGCCCGCGTGA
- a CDS encoding acyl-CoA thioesterase, protein MTDDVSRTHRHVFPRAVRFADIDSLGHVNNVRFFDYLEDARLEMFHIDLHREGGTPFRGLVVARHEIDYRRPLTFRADPVRVESWVTEIRPVRFTLDYEIRDGEEVFVRARSVMVAYDVERAGPRRLNPYELSYLRRFTAE, encoded by the coding sequence GTGACCGACGACGTGAGCCGTACCCACCGGCATGTGTTCCCCCGGGCCGTCAGGTTCGCCGACATCGACTCGCTGGGCCATGTCAACAATGTCCGGTTCTTCGACTACCTCGAAGACGCGCGCCTGGAGATGTTCCACATCGACCTCCACCGGGAGGGCGGGACGCCCTTCCGGGGTCTCGTCGTCGCCCGGCACGAGATCGACTACAGACGTCCTCTCACCTTCCGCGCCGACCCGGTCCGGGTGGAGTCGTGGGTGACGGAGATCCGTCCGGTGCGCTTCACTCTCGACTACGAGATCCGCGACGGCGAGGAGGTCTTCGTACGGGCCCGCTCGGTGATGGTCGCCTACGACGTGGAGCGGGCCGGCCCCCGGCGGTTGAACCCGTACGAACTCAGCTACCTGCGCAGGTTCACCGCCGAGTAG
- a CDS encoding glycoside hydrolase family 13 protein yields MHMETPWWRDAVVYEIYVRSFADASGDGVGDLAGIRQRLPYLAELGVDAIWLTPFYRSPMADGGYDVADYRDVDPLFGTLTDFDALVADAHGHGLRVIVDIVPNHSSSEHEWFKTALRGEGRDRYLFRDGGELPPNNWQSTFSGPAWSRTPDGQWYLHLFASEQPDFNWRNPEVRSEFLDVLRFWLDRGVDGFRIDVAMGLYKAEGLPDTPPEDQAFKAESPIWGRPEVHEVYREWRKVLDSYPGERMAIGEVWTDSAEDLALYVRPDELHQSFNFAWLEAPWAAAAFRKIIDDTLAAVTAPTWVLSNHDVVRHVTRYGGGLTNSTTGLARARAALLAMLALPGSAYLYQGEELGLPEVTDLPPGSRQDPIFARSQGKLPGRDGCRVPIPWSGVAEPYGFSPDGARPWLPQPVEWAALTAEHQASDPGSTLSFYQEALRARRELRGSLTDEITWLDSPEGALFFSRGSLTCVINCGSGSVQLPPHERVLIGSAPVDGYLLPPDTAAWLHTP; encoded by the coding sequence ATGCACATGGAAACCCCCTGGTGGCGTGATGCCGTCGTCTACGAGATCTATGTTCGCAGCTTCGCCGACGCCTCAGGAGACGGCGTCGGCGACCTTGCCGGCATCCGGCAGCGTCTGCCCTACCTCGCCGAGCTGGGCGTGGACGCGATCTGGCTGACCCCTTTCTACCGCTCCCCCATGGCCGACGGCGGCTACGACGTGGCCGACTACCGCGACGTCGACCCGCTGTTCGGCACCTTGACCGACTTCGACGCGCTCGTCGCCGACGCCCATGGCCACGGGCTGCGGGTGATCGTGGACATCGTGCCCAACCACAGCTCCTCCGAGCACGAGTGGTTCAAGACGGCACTGCGAGGTGAGGGGCGCGACCGCTACCTCTTCCGCGACGGCGGGGAACTGCCGCCCAACAACTGGCAGTCCACCTTCAGCGGCCCGGCCTGGTCCAGGACGCCCGACGGGCAGTGGTACCTGCACCTGTTCGCCTCCGAACAGCCCGACTTCAACTGGCGCAATCCCGAGGTGCGGTCGGAGTTCCTCGACGTGCTGAGATTCTGGCTGGACCGGGGGGTGGACGGGTTCAGGATCGACGTGGCGATGGGCCTCTACAAGGCCGAGGGCCTGCCCGACACCCCTCCGGAGGACCAGGCCTTCAAGGCCGAGTCGCCGATCTGGGGGCGGCCCGAGGTGCACGAGGTCTACCGCGAATGGCGCAAGGTGCTCGACTCCTACCCGGGCGAGCGGATGGCCATCGGCGAGGTGTGGACCGACTCCGCCGAGGATCTCGCCCTCTACGTCCGCCCCGACGAGCTGCACCAGAGCTTCAACTTCGCCTGGCTGGAGGCGCCCTGGGCGGCGGCGGCGTTCCGGAAGATCATCGATGACACCCTGGCCGCCGTGACCGCCCCCACCTGGGTGCTCTCCAACCACGACGTGGTCCGCCACGTCACCCGGTACGGCGGGGGCCTGACCAACTCCACCACGGGCCTCGCCCGCGCGCGGGCGGCTCTGCTGGCCATGCTCGCCCTGCCGGGGTCGGCATACCTGTACCAGGGGGAGGAGCTCGGTCTCCCCGAGGTGACGGACCTTCCCCCGGGTTCGCGGCAGGACCCCATCTTCGCCCGCTCCCAGGGGAAGCTGCCCGGCCGTGACGGCTGCCGGGTGCCCATCCCGTGGTCCGGCGTCGCCGAGCCGTACGGCTTCTCGCCCGACGGCGCCCGTCCCTGGCTGCCCCAGCCGGTCGAGTGGGCCGCGCTGACCGCCGAACACCAGGCGAGCGACCCGGGCTCGACCCTGAGCTTCTACCAGGAGGCCCTACGCGCCCGCCGCGAGCTGCGCGGCTCGCTCACCGACGAGATCACCTGGCTGGACTCTCCCGAGGGGGCGCTCTTCTTCAGCCGTGGCTCGCTGACCTGCGTCATCAACTGCGGCTCCGGCTCGGTGCAGCTCCCGCCGCACGAGCGGGTCCTGATCGGCAGCGCACCCGTGGACGGCTATCTCCTCCCCCCGGACACCGCCGCCTGGCTTCACACCCCGTAG
- a CDS encoding tetratricopeptide repeat protein, with amino-acid sequence MREHLWLIGPLSGDRADPSPLVVNGHRRSRGPYTVGGAILRAVVPEVLERAPAHVAFHDIEIRSVAPDLRDRVAARRETIDARIDDDERILVPAPRRTLRLANGVAEFLGACLSEPRTLVVENVHEADPTDLELLAVLVRRLDPALLTMVLASRQPPPRWFRGRVAASAGPGAGQVHAGPGEGGPPRADGAAHVASDCTDERSRAAYEALDPAERARLHDLRAAELEAAGEFSPRLGAVPFHREHGADPRGRGAEALWTAVDHCVREGFLDAVTELGRRGLGLAEPGSDLWWRFAQRTATALGALSRQDEARDLYERARRGSQDPAVHAASAYGTAMLDARHPDPARRDLDRARGWINQAVAISTLLPDREERAFKLGFDRNGQALIETRAGETRKALSLVESAIELARRDLPPGRHPVHRMVLYANRGRLLAELGRTKEALEEYAEAIAVDPLFADHYLDRGNLLLRLGLTDEALADYEAAIRVSPPLPEAYYNRAEVRLARGDLAGGRADLDHVLELDPDHLDAYINRAGVLAVLGLAAEARADVETGLALMPGSPHLLTVQGQLDTAAGRFEEAARAFDAALDKDPGLGTAWANRGILRYETGDAEGAVADLSRAIEIEEGPELYFNRATALRALGRGEAATDDLRRALDLDPGDPDIRRALGLR; translated from the coding sequence GTGAGGGAGCATCTCTGGCTGATCGGGCCGCTCTCCGGTGACCGTGCGGACCCGTCCCCCCTGGTGGTGAACGGGCACCGGCGGTCGCGTGGGCCCTATACGGTCGGCGGTGCCATTTTGCGCGCGGTCGTCCCCGAGGTCCTGGAACGGGCCCCCGCGCACGTCGCGTTTCACGACATCGAGATCCGTAGCGTGGCCCCCGATCTGCGGGATCGGGTGGCCGCGCGACGGGAGACCATAGACGCGCGGATCGATGACGACGAGCGGATCCTCGTGCCCGCGCCCCGCCGTACCCTCAGGCTCGCCAACGGGGTGGCGGAGTTTCTCGGCGCGTGCCTGAGCGAGCCGCGCACGCTGGTCGTGGAGAACGTCCACGAGGCCGACCCGACCGACCTCGAACTGCTCGCTGTGCTGGTCAGACGGCTGGATCCCGCGCTGCTGACGATGGTGCTCGCCTCGCGGCAGCCGCCGCCGCGCTGGTTCCGCGGCCGTGTGGCGGCCTCCGCCGGGCCCGGGGCGGGGCAGGTTCACGCCGGTCCCGGCGAAGGAGGGCCGCCGCGTGCCGACGGCGCCGCCCACGTGGCCTCCGACTGCACCGACGAGCGATCGCGTGCCGCCTACGAGGCGCTGGACCCGGCGGAGCGGGCCAGGCTGCACGACCTGCGGGCCGCCGAGCTGGAGGCCGCCGGGGAGTTCTCCCCGCGCCTGGGCGCCGTCCCCTTCCACCGGGAGCACGGCGCCGACCCCCGCGGCCGCGGGGCCGAGGCGCTCTGGACGGCCGTCGACCACTGCGTCAGGGAGGGTTTCCTGGACGCGGTGACCGAGCTGGGGCGGCGCGGGCTGGGGCTGGCAGAGCCCGGATCGGACCTCTGGTGGCGCTTCGCCCAGCGCACGGCCACCGCCCTGGGAGCCCTGTCCCGCCAGGACGAGGCCCGTGACCTCTATGAGCGCGCCCGGCGTGGCAGCCAGGACCCCGCGGTGCACGCGGCGTCGGCGTACGGCACGGCCATGCTCGACGCCCGTCACCCCGACCCCGCCCGGCGGGACCTGGACCGGGCCAGGGGCTGGATCAACCAGGCCGTCGCCATCTCCACCCTGCTGCCGGACCGGGAGGAGCGCGCCTTCAAGCTCGGCTTCGACCGCAACGGCCAGGCCCTCATCGAGACGCGCGCGGGCGAGACGCGCAAGGCTCTCTCACTGGTCGAGTCGGCCATCGAGCTGGCGCGGCGGGATCTGCCGCCGGGCCGGCACCCGGTGCACCGGATGGTGCTGTACGCCAACCGGGGCCGGCTCCTCGCCGAGCTGGGCCGTACGAAGGAGGCCCTGGAGGAGTACGCCGAGGCGATCGCCGTCGACCCGCTCTTCGCCGACCACTACCTGGACCGGGGCAACCTGCTGCTCCGGCTGGGGCTGACCGATGAGGCGCTGGCCGACTACGAGGCCGCGATCCGGGTGAGCCCGCCGCTGCCCGAGGCCTACTACAACCGGGCCGAGGTCCGGCTCGCGCGGGGGGATCTGGCGGGCGGCCGGGCCGACCTGGACCACGTGCTGGAGCTGGACCCGGACCATCTGGACGCCTACATCAACCGGGCGGGCGTGCTGGCCGTACTCGGGCTGGCGGCCGAGGCGCGGGCCGATGTCGAGACCGGGCTGGCGCTCATGCCGGGCAGTCCCCACCTGCTGACCGTGCAGGGGCAGCTGGACACCGCGGCCGGGCGCTTCGAGGAGGCCGCCCGTGCCTTCGACGCGGCCCTGGACAAGGACCCCGGTCTCGGTACGGCCTGGGCCAACCGGGGCATCCTCCGCTACGAGACCGGTGACGCGGAGGGCGCGGTGGCCGATCTGTCCAGGGCGATCGAGATCGAGGAGGGCCCGGAGCTGTACTTCAACCGGGCGACCGCTCTGCGGGCTCTGGGCAGGGGGGAGGCGGCCACGGACGATCTGCGCCGCGCCCTCGATCTCGATCCCGGTGATCCCGACATCCGGCGGGCTCTGGGGCTGCGCTGA
- a CDS encoding GGDEF domain-containing protein: protein MAAPIHTSVKPRGGVAAMANRWPLLGQRRALVVYLCGIVALDLAAIGFFAVSSDLRWSDLLTFAALMACGAVCIEATRRLGMPAGVSRDLLSAWWLPAALLLPPVYALLAPIPLQILLQKRVRETVVYRRVFSSAAIGLAGCAASVLFHTVVGDLSALTAGAGRPILVAVGCAVLFTVVNTALIAVAAHTAAPDSRWREVLWNRESLLLDVVELCLGVLVAITCGLNLALLVLALPPVVLLQRSLLHAQLQAAARTDPKTGLLNAAAWQREADTEIVRARRTGETLALLIVDIDHFKRVNDTYGHLIGDQVLVGVAATIRSQLRDYDVVGRFGGEEFVVLLPRADVTEARRVAERLRSRIGRMAVPADDNMITVTISVGVAVMSMHGDDLIELLAAADLALYRAKELGRDRICLPATVVPPARRPGSEAAPS, encoded by the coding sequence ATGGCGGCACCCATTCACACCTCGGTCAAACCGCGCGGCGGCGTGGCGGCCATGGCCAACCGGTGGCCCCTGCTCGGGCAACGTCGTGCGCTGGTCGTCTACCTTTGCGGGATCGTGGCGCTGGATCTGGCCGCGATCGGCTTTTTCGCCGTATCCAGTGATCTCCGCTGGTCTGACCTGCTCACCTTCGCCGCGTTGATGGCATGCGGCGCGGTCTGCATCGAGGCGACGCGCAGGCTCGGCATGCCCGCCGGTGTCTCCCGTGACCTGCTCTCCGCCTGGTGGCTGCCCGCCGCGCTGCTCCTGCCCCCCGTCTACGCGCTTCTCGCCCCCATTCCGCTCCAGATCCTCCTGCAGAAAAGGGTGCGCGAGACCGTCGTCTACCGGAGGGTCTTCAGCTCGGCCGCGATCGGCCTGGCCGGATGCGCGGCCTCGGTGCTGTTCCACACCGTCGTCGGAGACCTGAGCGCCCTGACCGCGGGTGCCGGCAGGCCGATCCTCGTCGCCGTGGGCTGTGCCGTCCTGTTCACCGTGGTCAACACCGCGCTGATCGCCGTCGCCGCGCACACCGCCGCACCCGACAGCCGCTGGAGGGAGGTGCTGTGGAACCGGGAGAGCCTGCTGCTCGACGTGGTCGAGCTCTGCCTCGGCGTCCTCGTCGCCATCACCTGCGGGCTGAACCTGGCGCTGCTGGTGCTGGCCCTGCCGCCGGTGGTCCTGCTCCAGCGCAGCCTGCTCCACGCCCAGCTCCAGGCGGCGGCCCGCACCGACCCCAAGACCGGCCTGCTCAACGCCGCGGCCTGGCAGCGCGAGGCGGACACCGAGATCGTCAGGGCGCGCCGCACCGGTGAGACGCTTGCCCTGCTGATCGTCGACATCGACCATTTCAAGCGGGTCAACGACACCTACGGCCACCTGATCGGCGACCAGGTCCTGGTCGGGGTGGCCGCCACCATCCGCAGTCAGCTCCGTGACTACGACGTGGTGGGCAGGTTCGGCGGTGAGGAGTTCGTCGTCCTGCTGCCCCGGGCCGACGTGACCGAGGCCCGCAGGGTCGCCGAGCGGCTGCGCTCCCGCATCGGGCGGATGGCGGTCCCGGCGGACGACAACATGATCACCGTGACCATCTCGGTGGGTGTCGCGGTCATGAGCATGCACGGCGACGACCTCATCGAGCTGCTCGCCGCTGCGGACCTGGCCCTTTACCGTGCCAAGGAGCTCGGCCGCGACCGGATCTGCCTGCCCGCCACCGTGGTGCCGCCCGCCCGCAGGCCCGGTTCCGAGGCCGCCCCTAGCTAA
- the ettA gene encoding energy-dependent translational throttle protein EttA, with product MPEYIYTLQRVRKAHGDKVVLDDVTLSFLPGAKIGVLGPNGTGKSTLLKMMAGLEQPSNGDARLMPGFTVGMLQQEPPLNESKTVLGNVEEGVAETKAMLDRFNEIAELMATDYSDDLLNEMGKLQDALDHRNGWDLDSQLEQAMDALRCPPPDADVTQLSGGERRRVALCKLLLEQPDLLLLDEPTNHLDAESVQWLESHLEKYPGTVLAVTHDRYFLDNVAGWILELDRGRCHAYEGNYSTYLEAKAARLKLEGQKDAKRKKRLEEELEWVRSNARARQTKSRARLQRYEEMAAEADKHRKLDFEEIQIPPGPRLGTTVIRAEKLTKGFEDRVLMDSLSFDLPRNGIVGIIGPNGVGKTTLFRMITGSETPDDGEIVVGDTVKISYADQSRGGIDPTKNVWEVVSDGLDYIKVGQVEVPSRAYIAAFGFKGPDQQKKSGILSGGERNRLNLALTLKQGGNVLLLDEPTNDLDTETLSSLENALLEFPGCAVITSHDRWFLDRIATHILAWEEGSNWFWFEGNFADYEKNKIERLGADAARPHRVTYRKLTRD from the coding sequence ATGCCGGAGTACATCTACACACTGCAGCGCGTGCGCAAGGCGCACGGCGACAAGGTCGTCCTCGACGACGTGACGCTGTCGTTCCTGCCAGGCGCGAAGATCGGCGTCCTGGGTCCCAACGGCACCGGAAAGTCGACGCTGCTGAAGATGATGGCGGGTCTGGAGCAGCCGTCCAACGGCGACGCCCGGCTCATGCCCGGCTTCACCGTCGGCATGCTTCAGCAGGAGCCTCCCCTCAACGAATCCAAGACCGTGCTCGGCAACGTCGAAGAGGGCGTCGCCGAGACCAAGGCCATGCTCGATCGCTTCAATGAGATCGCCGAGCTGATGGCAACCGACTACAGCGACGACCTGCTGAACGAGATGGGCAAGCTGCAGGACGCGCTGGACCACCGTAACGGCTGGGATCTCGACAGCCAGCTGGAGCAGGCGATGGACGCCCTCCGCTGCCCGCCGCCGGACGCGGACGTCACCCAGCTCTCCGGTGGAGAGCGGCGCCGGGTCGCGCTCTGCAAGCTGCTGCTGGAGCAGCCCGACCTCCTGCTGCTCGACGAGCCCACCAACCACCTGGACGCCGAGAGTGTCCAGTGGCTGGAGTCCCACCTGGAGAAGTATCCCGGTACCGTCCTGGCCGTCACCCACGACCGTTACTTCCTGGACAACGTGGCCGGCTGGATCCTGGAGCTCGACCGCGGCCGTTGCCACGCCTACGAGGGCAACTACTCCACCTACCTGGAGGCCAAGGCGGCACGGCTCAAGCTCGAGGGCCAGAAGGACGCCAAGCGCAAGAAGCGCCTGGAGGAGGAGTTGGAGTGGGTCCGCTCCAACGCCCGCGCCCGCCAGACCAAGAGCCGGGCACGTCTCCAGCGCTACGAAGAGATGGCCGCCGAGGCCGACAAGCACCGCAAGCTCGACTTCGAGGAGATCCAGATCCCGCCGGGCCCGCGACTGGGCACCACGGTCATCCGGGCGGAGAAGCTCACCAAGGGCTTCGAGGACCGCGTCCTCATGGACAGCCTCTCCTTCGACCTGCCGCGTAACGGCATCGTCGGCATCATCGGCCCGAACGGTGTCGGCAAGACGACGCTGTTCCGGATGATCACCGGCAGCGAGACGCCGGACGACGGCGAGATCGTGGTCGGCGACACCGTCAAGATCTCCTACGCCGACCAGAGCCGTGGCGGCATCGACCCGACCAAGAACGTCTGGGAGGTCGTCTCCGACGGGCTCGACTACATCAAGGTCGGCCAGGTCGAGGTGCCCTCCCGCGCCTACATCGCGGCGTTCGGGTTCAAGGGCCCGGACCAGCAGAAGAAGTCGGGCATCCTGTCCGGCGGCGAGCGCAACCGGCTCAACCTGGCGCTGACCCTCAAGCAGGGCGGCAACGTGCTGCTGCTCGACGAGCCCACCAACGACCTCGACACCGAGACGCTCTCCAGCCTGGAGAACGCGCTGCTGGAATTCCCGGGCTGCGCGGTCATCACCTCGCACGACCGGTGGTTCCTCGACCGCATCGCCACCCACATCCTCGCGTGGGAGGAAGGCTCGAACTGGTTCTGGTTCGAGGGCAACTTCGCCGACTACGAGAAGAACAAGATCGAGCGCCTGGGTGCCGACGCGGCCCGTCCGCACCGGGTCACCTACCGCAAGCTCACCCGCGACTGA
- a CDS encoding mechanosensitive ion channel family protein has protein sequence MQSVLPPTWAPVIASTIAIMLILVIALLLRNVANRLITRVVKRASSSSGGSIAGRLRGKQSVALEGLDAVAAERRRQRAETIGSVLRPVASIVILGTAALTVLERLSVPIAPLLTSVGIVGVAVGFGAQELVKDFIAGMFMLLEDQYGVGDVIDVGAAIGTVEAVTLRITRLRDIDGRVWYVRNGTITRVGNESQGWSRATVDVPVSYASDIPAVRALLKEVVEDMWNDSTYRDSVMVEEPQVWGIEQISDTAIVFRISAKTIPSRQAEVARELRVRIKSALDRASIPIAG, from the coding sequence ATGCAATCCGTCCTGCCTCCCACCTGGGCTCCCGTGATCGCGAGCACGATCGCGATCATGCTCATCCTGGTCATCGCACTGCTCCTGCGCAACGTGGCCAACCGGCTGATCACGCGGGTGGTCAAGCGCGCCTCCTCCTCCAGCGGCGGCTCGATCGCCGGACGCCTCCGCGGGAAGCAGTCGGTGGCGCTGGAGGGGCTCGACGCGGTCGCCGCCGAGCGGCGCAGGCAGCGCGCGGAGACCATCGGATCGGTGCTGCGGCCCGTCGCCTCGATCGTCATCCTCGGCACCGCGGCCCTGACCGTCCTGGAGCGCCTCTCCGTCCCCATCGCCCCCTTGCTGACCAGCGTCGGCATCGTCGGCGTGGCCGTCGGCTTCGGCGCCCAGGAGCTGGTCAAGGACTTCATCGCCGGCATGTTCATGCTCCTGGAGGACCAGTACGGCGTGGGCGACGTGATCGACGTGGGTGCCGCGATCGGCACCGTCGAGGCGGTCACCCTGCGCATCACCCGCCTGCGCGACATCGACGGCCGGGTCTGGTACGTCCGCAACGGCACCATCACCCGCGTCGGCAACGAGTCCCAGGGCTGGTCCCGTGCCACCGTGGACGTCCCGGTGTCGTACGCCTCCGACATCCCCGCGGTCCGCGCCCTGCTCAAGGAGGTGGTCGAGGACATGTGGAACGACTCCACCTACCGCGACAGCGTCATGGTCGAGGAGCCCCAGGTCTGGGGGATCGAGCAGATCTCCGACACCGCCATCGTCTTCCGGATCAGCGCCAAGACGATCCCCTCCCGGCAGGCCGAGGTCGCCCGCGAGCTCCGCGTCCGGATCAAGTCCGCCCTTGACCGGGCTTCCATCCCGATCGCCGGCTGA
- a CDS encoding single-stranded DNA-binding protein, which produces MMNDIYITLTGNVAAPPRQHTFPDGSRVTSLKVASTSRYFDRENQQWCNGETTYFGVRCFRGLADNVAQSVRTGQPIVVQGRLRIREFTHEGQRRFMPEVEANSLGHDLRWGLGSFSKPQRGGAAPSLGREERTELDRETHDWAMGDAAPAAAGAAGGGLSLVRTGVGDEETAGAESAPAWEGTSDGGANTEDHGVSEGETGADQEKMIGRETDMTDGESTDETPWPAEARLAA; this is translated from the coding sequence ATGATGAACGACATCTACATCACGCTGACCGGCAACGTCGCGGCCCCACCGCGCCAGCACACCTTCCCCGACGGCTCGCGGGTCACCTCGCTCAAGGTCGCCTCGACGAGCCGTTACTTCGACCGGGAGAACCAGCAGTGGTGCAACGGCGAGACGACCTACTTCGGCGTGCGCTGTTTCCGCGGGCTCGCCGACAACGTCGCCCAGTCGGTCCGGACGGGCCAGCCGATCGTCGTCCAGGGGCGCCTGCGGATCCGCGAGTTCACCCATGAGGGCCAGCGTCGCTTCATGCCCGAGGTGGAGGCCAATTCGCTCGGGCACGACCTGCGCTGGGGACTGGGAAGCTTCAGCAAGCCGCAGCGGGGAGGGGCGGCCCCCTCGCTGGGGCGCGAGGAGCGGACCGAGCTCGACCGGGAGACCCACGACTGGGCCATGGGCGACGCCGCCCCCGCCGCGGCGGGGGCCGCCGGCGGCGGCCTGAGCCTGGTGAGGACCGGGGTGGGAGATGAGGAGACGGCCGGGGCGGAGAGCGCCCCGGCATGGGAGGGCACCTCCGATGGAGGAGCGAACACGGAAGATCACGGCGTGTCCGAAGGAGAGACGGGGGCGGATCAGGAGAAGATGATCGGCAGAGAGACGGACATGACTGACGGGGAGTCCACGGACGAGACGCCATGGCCTGCGGAAGCGCGCCTGGCGGCCTGA